The following are encoded in a window of Acidobacteriota bacterium genomic DNA:
- a CDS encoding C4-dicarboxylate ABC transporter — translation MDVATLSLGALAIAIIVSCTIRLHVGFLAIALAWVVGVYIAGMSANDVMAGFPTRLFLTLAGVTLLFSQAQANGTLDLIAHRAVRLCRGNVGVMPMMFFLLSFVLASIGPGNISSTALMAPMGMAVAGQVGIPAFLMAIMIGNGANAGSLSPIAPTGVIVNGVMADIGLGGNELQTYLNNMMAHIVIAFAAYFLLGGWRLLGRRHHGELVVPGGSSTDAGASADAEGSGSDGSEAADDDGDTFQRRHWITIGVIGALLVGVIFFNLHVGLGAFAGAILLALFKAGDENEAVKLMPWRVIMMVCGVTVLISVLDETGGLELFTRVLAGVSSANTVTGIMAFTTGFISIYSSTSGVVLPAFLPTVPGLAEQVGGVTPLAIASAMNVGAHLVDVSALSTLGALCMAAAPSHEDSRKLFNKLMAWGLSMTIVGGFTCWLLFTVLRIGIN, via the coding sequence GCTCGCCATCGCCATCATCGTCAGTTGCACCATCCGGCTCCACGTCGGCTTCCTCGCCATCGCGCTCGCCTGGGTGGTCGGCGTCTACATCGCCGGCATGAGCGCCAACGACGTGATGGCGGGCTTCCCGACCCGGCTCTTTCTGACCCTGGCCGGCGTCACGCTCCTCTTCTCGCAGGCGCAGGCGAACGGCACCCTCGACCTGATCGCCCACCGGGCGGTCCGCCTCTGCCGCGGGAACGTCGGCGTGATGCCGATGATGTTCTTCCTGCTGTCGTTCGTCCTGGCATCCATCGGTCCGGGCAACATCTCGTCCACCGCGCTCATGGCGCCCATGGGGATGGCGGTCGCCGGCCAGGTGGGCATCCCGGCGTTCCTGATGGCGATCATGATCGGCAACGGCGCCAACGCCGGCTCGCTCTCTCCCATCGCGCCGACCGGCGTCATCGTCAACGGCGTCATGGCCGACATCGGCCTCGGCGGGAACGAGCTGCAGACCTACCTGAACAACATGATGGCGCACATCGTCATCGCCTTCGCCGCCTACTTCCTGCTCGGCGGCTGGCGCCTGCTCGGCCGGCGCCACCACGGCGAGCTGGTCGTCCCAGGCGGAAGTTCCACGGACGCCGGAGCGTCCGCAGACGCCGAAGGGTCCGGGAGCGACGGCAGCGAAGCGGCGGATGACGACGGCGACACCTTCCAGCGACGCCACTGGATCACCATCGGCGTCATCGGCGCCCTCCTCGTCGGCGTCATCTTCTTCAACCTCCACGTCGGCCTCGGCGCCTTCGCGGGAGCCATCCTTCTCGCACTGTTTAAGGCGGGGGACGAGAACGAAGCGGTCAAGCTGATGCCGTGGCGGGTCATCATGATGGTCTGCGGCGTCACCGTCCTCATCTCCGTCCTGGACGAGACGGGCGGCCTCGAGCTGTTCACCCGCGTGCTGGCCGGGGTCTCCTCCGCCAACACCGTCACCGGGATCATGGCGTTCACCACCGGGTTCATTTCGATCTACAGCAGCACGTCGGGCGTCGTGCTCCCGGCGTTCCTGCCGACCGTGCCCGGCCTTGCGGAACAGGTGGGTGGCGTTACTCCACTCGCCATCGCCTCGGCCATGAACGTCGGCGCGCACCTGGTGGACGTCTCCGCACTCTCCACCCTCGGCGCCCTCTGCATGGCCGCCGCGCCGTCTCACGAAGACAGCCGCAAGCTGTTCAACAAGCTGATGGCGTGGGGGCTTTCGATGACAATTGTCGGCGGCTTCACGTGCTGGTTGCTGTTCACCGTCCTCAGGATCGGCATCAACTAG
- a CDS encoding beta-lactamase family protein, with translation MTHTPDEKIRDRWLVTRLPVACALAAVFVAFAACAPAEVAEAPPPESEAAVDSTPAGAAPASGLPTASPDTVGMSADGLARIEPAVQAYVDDGRLAGVMTMVARRGQVVHWAAAGMRDLDAGDPLERDDIFRIYSMTKPITSTGVMILVEEGAVALDDPVSKFIPEFADVEVLDDAGERVAPGGPMTVEHLLTHTSGLTYGFFGDSPVDRLYNESGFFTQSVGLEDFGQRVAALPLLASPGERWNYSVSTDILGRVIEVASGQSFDTFLQERIFDPLGMEDTGFMVPAEDRRRFTANYASPDGALQMIDSPDDGQYTRPPAWVSGGGGLASTASDYIRFAQMLLEDGALGDVRILAPETVAMMRSNRLPDAMVPIQLGTYLSPGYGFGLGFAVAVDAEGTPEPDNNGVFRWAGAANTFFWIDPEDELIGMVWTQFNPFSAYGLEREFQTLVYEAIE, from the coding sequence ATGACTCACACACCTGACGAGAAGATTCGGGACCGGTGGCTCGTGACACGTCTGCCCGTGGCCTGCGCGCTGGCGGCGGTGTTCGTCGCCTTTGCGGCATGCGCACCGGCGGAGGTCGCGGAAGCGCCGCCCCCGGAATCCGAAGCGGCGGTTGACTCCACACCGGCCGGCGCCGCGCCGGCCTCCGGGCTGCCCACCGCGAGCCCCGACACGGTCGGAATGTCGGCCGACGGGCTCGCCCGCATCGAGCCCGCCGTGCAGGCCTACGTCGATGACGGCCGGCTGGCCGGCGTGATGACGATGGTGGCGCGGCGCGGGCAGGTGGTGCACTGGGCCGCCGCCGGCATGCGCGATCTCGATGCCGGCGATCCCCTCGAACGGGACGACATCTTCCGCATCTACTCGATGACGAAGCCGATCACGAGCACGGGGGTCATGATCCTCGTCGAGGAGGGCGCGGTTGCGCTCGACGATCCGGTCTCGAAGTTCATTCCCGAGTTCGCGGACGTGGAGGTTCTGGATGACGCCGGCGAGCGCGTGGCGCCCGGCGGCCCGATGACTGTCGAGCACCTCCTGACCCACACGTCAGGTCTGACCTACGGCTTCTTCGGCGACTCCCCGGTCGACCGCCTCTACAACGAGTCGGGCTTCTTCACGCAATCGGTGGGCCTGGAGGACTTCGGGCAGCGCGTGGCGGCGCTCCCGCTGCTGGCCAGTCCGGGCGAGCGGTGGAACTACAGCGTGTCGACCGACATCCTGGGCCGGGTCATCGAGGTGGCCTCCGGACAGTCGTTCGACACCTTCCTGCAGGAACGCATCTTCGATCCGCTCGGGATGGAAGACACCGGGTTCATGGTGCCGGCCGAAGACCGCAGGCGTTTCACGGCCAACTACGCGAGTCCGGACGGTGCGCTTCAGATGATCGATTCGCCGGACGACGGCCAGTACACGCGCCCGCCGGCGTGGGTGTCTGGCGGCGGCGGGCTCGCGTCCACCGCATCGGACTACATCCGTTTCGCCCAGATGCTCCTCGAGGACGGCGCGCTCGGCGACGTGCGGATCCTGGCCCCCGAGACGGTGGCGATGATGCGCTCGAACCGGCTGCCGGACGCGATGGTGCCGATCCAGCTCGGGACGTACCTGAGCCCCGGCTACGGCTTCGGGCTCGGTTTCGCGGTCGCAGTGGACGCCGAAGGCACTCCGGAGCCGGACAACAACGGCGTGTTCCGCTGGGCCGGCGCCGCCAACACCTTCTTCTGGATCGATCCGGAGGACGAGCTGATCGGCATGGTCTGGACGCAGTTCAATCCGTTCTCGGCCTATGGACTCGAGCGGGAGTTTCAGACCCTCGTGTACGAAGCCATCGAGTGA
- a CDS encoding methyltransferase domain-containing protein has translation MPQRRRTPPPARRPRADVSRATGPESSRQVCESCADGRYSRQRLQHRPAIQCGHAMTDAIAWYDANAEVASDRYESVTFERVHGWLADLLPKPPAAVLDVGAGSGRDAAHLSRLGYDVVAVEPSARMRELAQARHDAPRITWRDDRLPALKDTFSTGLSFDVILVSAVWMHLAPTDRARAFRKLITLLKPGGLLAITLREGPDDDDRGFHPVTVDELRRLATDHGAYVERESSNDDHMGRGDVRWKQIAVRLPDDGTDALPLLRNVILNDSKSSTYKLGLLRVLCRIADGAFGLAEEQGEDHVAIPMGLVALTWIRLYKPLLDASIPQSPVNEHGGHKLGFVRSAGIERLGVSHHDLRVGSRFSGDDLAALHRSLLDVTSSIIRMPVRYMTYPNSDDPVLPFRHKGTAKRPPRPADGKLTAGYLASFGALRVPMHLWMAIRRLSVWIEPAIIAEWKLLMRAYAARQGRQLDEQRLAQAMAWLEPERDVRLAREQADRLLKAGPLHCVWTGRRLTRRNLDIDHCFPWAIWPCGDLWNLMPAHRKVNQREKRNLLPGDRILRQAEERILTWWNDAYRAPNSVLGDRFTVEAATSLPGVSSSSDRLDDYYAGLALQRVRLKHDQQAPEWTGERYLRK, from the coding sequence ATGCCGCAAAGGCGACGAACACCGCCGCCAGCGCGCAGGCCACGGGCAGACGTGTCACGAGCCACCGGTCCCGAATCTTCTCGTCAGGTGTGTGAGTCATGCGCCGATGGTAGGTATTCCCGCCAGCGCTTGCAACACCGCCCCGCCATACAATGCGGGCACGCGATGACCGACGCCATAGCCTGGTACGACGCCAACGCCGAAGTTGCGTCCGACCGCTACGAATCCGTGACTTTCGAGCGCGTCCACGGCTGGCTGGCCGACCTGCTTCCGAAGCCGCCCGCCGCCGTCCTCGATGTCGGCGCCGGCAGCGGCCGCGACGCCGCGCATCTCTCCCGCCTCGGCTACGACGTCGTCGCCGTCGAGCCCTCCGCCCGCATGCGCGAACTGGCCCAGGCCCGTCACGACGCCCCCCGCATCACTTGGCGCGACGACCGCCTTCCGGCCCTCAAGGACACCTTCTCCACCGGGCTTTCCTTCGACGTCATCCTCGTCAGCGCCGTCTGGATGCATCTCGCCCCGACGGATCGCGCCCGCGCCTTCCGCAAGCTGATCACGCTCCTCAAGCCGGGCGGCCTGCTGGCCATTACCCTGCGCGAAGGCCCCGACGACGACGACCGGGGCTTCCACCCCGTCACCGTCGATGAACTCCGCCGCCTCGCGACCGACCACGGCGCGTATGTGGAGCGCGAGTCGTCGAACGACGATCACATGGGGCGCGGTGATGTCCGCTGGAAACAGATCGCCGTTCGCCTCCCCGACGACGGGACGGACGCGCTGCCGCTGCTGCGCAACGTCATCCTCAACGACTCGAAGAGTTCGACTTACAAACTGGGTCTGCTCCGCGTCCTCTGCCGCATCGCCGACGGCGCGTTCGGCCTCGCGGAGGAACAGGGCGAGGACCATGTCGCGATCCCCATGGGGCTTGTTGCCCTCACCTGGATCCGGCTCTACAAGCCGCTGCTCGACGCCAGCATTCCGCAGAGCCCAGTCAACGAACATGGCGGCCACAAGCTCGGATTCGTCAGGTCGGCCGGCATCGAGCGGCTGGGTGTCTCGCACCACGATCTTCGCGTGGGTTCGCGTTTCTCCGGCGACGACCTTGCCGCCCTCCACCGGTCCCTGCTCGATGTCACGTCCAGCATCATCAGGATGCCGGTCCGCTACATGACCTATCCGAATAGCGACGACCCAGTCCTTCCCTTCCGCCACAAGGGCACCGCGAAGAGGCCTCCGCGTCCTGCCGACGGCAAACTGACCGCCGGCTACCTCGCGAGCTTCGGCGCCCTGCGGGTTCCGATGCACCTCTGGATGGCAATCCGGCGCCTGAGCGTCTGGATCGAACCGGCGATCATCGCCGAGTGGAAGTTGTTGATGCGAGCGTACGCCGCCCGCCAGGGACGCCAACTCGATGAGCAGAGGCTTGCCCAGGCCATGGCCTGGCTGGAACCGGAGCGAGACGTCCGGCTGGCCCGCGAACAAGCGGACCGCCTGCTGAAGGCGGGGCCGCTCCATTGCGTCTGGACGGGCCGCCGGCTGACTCGCCGCAACCTCGACATCGACCACTGCTTCCCTTGGGCCATCTGGCCCTGCGGCGATCTGTGGAACTTGATGCCGGCGCACCGAAAGGTCAACCAGCGCGAGAAACGCAACCTCCTGCCCGGGGACCGAATCCTGCGGCAGGCCGAGGAACGCATCCTCACGTGGTGGAACGATGCCTACCGCGCACCGAACTCGGTCCTTGGCGACCGCTTCACCGTCGAAGCCGCCACGAGCCTCCCCGGCGTGTCGTCCAGCAGCGACCGCCTGGATGACTACTACGCCGGACTGGCCCTGCAGCGCGTGCGCCTCAAGCACGATCAGCAGGCGCCGGAATGGACCGGCGAACGGTATCTCCGGAAGTAG
- a CDS encoding beta-lactamase family protein, with amino-acid sequence MQSDQPRSFLASFFIVGALAATLGIGALFLGEAYEATTPGAIAAPGEAVAFAEADLDTVDPADVGLSAERLERLDAGLQGLVDDGRIAGVVALVARHGKIAFADVAGVRNVDTGGPMTRDSIFRIFSMTKPITGVAMMMLYEEGKWRLNDPVERYIPEFADLKVYAGDNPDGSMRLEDPDHPITMRELMTHTAGLGYVLNPRHPVNQLFLEQRVLNPTEELQVMIDKLAGIPLLAQPGQRWIYSVAVDVRGYIVEKLSGQPFEEFLQERIFDPLGMVDTKFYVPAANVDRIALRHTIDDGGDLVLDSRGDPFTSNPPGPSGGGGLFGTADDYIRFAQMLLNGGEFDGQRLLAPRTVEMIRTNHMSAEATENMRAGMGFGMDVMIYEDPAAAGEPHGAGTYYWLGIDGTWFWIDPAHDLVFVGMLQHQGPNQQLTHGLSRNWVYQAIVN; translated from the coding sequence ATGCAGTCCGATCAGCCGCGCTCGTTCCTGGCGTCGTTCTTCATCGTCGGCGCGCTCGCCGCCACGCTCGGCATCGGCGCCCTCTTCCTTGGCGAGGCGTACGAGGCGACCACGCCCGGCGCGATTGCGGCGCCGGGCGAGGCAGTCGCGTTCGCGGAGGCCGATCTCGACACCGTCGATCCGGCGGACGTCGGCCTCTCCGCCGAGCGCCTCGAACGTCTCGACGCCGGCCTGCAGGGACTGGTGGACGATGGCCGGATCGCCGGCGTCGTCGCCCTGGTCGCCCGTCACGGCAAGATCGCCTTCGCGGACGTCGCCGGCGTCAGGAACGTCGACACCGGCGGCCCGATGACGCGCGACTCCATCTTCCGCATCTTCTCCATGACCAAGCCGATTACCGGCGTGGCGATGATGATGCTCTACGAGGAAGGGAAGTGGCGGCTGAACGACCCGGTCGAGCGGTACATCCCGGAGTTCGCCGACCTGAAGGTGTACGCCGGCGACAACCCGGACGGCTCCATGCGGCTGGAGGATCCGGACCACCCGATCACCATGCGCGAGCTGATGACGCACACCGCCGGCCTCGGCTACGTGCTCAACCCGCGACACCCGGTCAACCAACTGTTTCTGGAGCAGCGCGTCCTCAACCCGACGGAAGAGCTCCAGGTGATGATCGACAAGCTGGCCGGCATCCCGCTGCTGGCGCAGCCGGGCCAGCGCTGGATCTACAGCGTCGCCGTCGACGTGCGCGGCTACATCGTCGAGAAGCTGTCGGGCCAGCCCTTCGAGGAGTTCCTGCAGGAACGCATCTTCGACCCGCTCGGCATGGTCGACACGAAGTTCTACGTCCCGGCCGCGAATGTCGATCGCATCGCGTTGCGCCACACGATCGACGACGGCGGCGACCTAGTGCTCGATTCACGCGGCGATCCGTTCACGTCCAACCCGCCCGGCCCGTCGGGCGGCGGCGGACTCTTCGGCACCGCCGACGACTACATCCGCTTCGCGCAGATGCTGCTGAACGGCGGCGAGTTCGACGGCCAGCGCCTGCTCGCGCCGCGCACGGTGGAGATGATCCGCACCAACCACATGTCGGCCGAGGCGACCGAGAACATGCGCGCCGGCATGGGCTTCGGCATGGACGTCATGATCTACGAGGACCCCGCCGCAGCCGGGGAGCCGCATGGCGCCGGCACCTACTACTGGCTCGGCATCGACGGCACCTGGTTCTGGATCGACCCCGCCCACGACCTCGTCTTCGTCGGCATGCTGCAGCACCAGGGTCCGAACCAGCAGCTAACGCATGGGCTCAGCCGCAACTGGGTCTACCAGGCGATCGTGAACTGA
- a CDS encoding glutamine--tRNA ligase/YqeY domain fusion protein has protein sequence MTTPDTAPDTATPSLDFIREIVADDKAHNRRHGRVHTRFPPEPNGYLHIGHAKAICLNFGIAHEYDGLCNLRMDDTNPETEKMEFVHAIEKDVRWLGFDWEDRAFYASDYFEKLYDCAVTLIRKGLAYVDDLPGDQVSAYRGRWDEPGRDSPYRDRPVEENLDLFTRMRAGEFEDGARTLRAKIDMAAPNMNLRDPTIYRIRRSPHYRSGDDWVIYPTYDFTHPLSDAFERITHSLCTLEFEDHRPLYDWYLQALDWVDPPRQIEFARLNLTYTVLSKRKLLELVEGGHVAGWDDPRMPTLTAMRRRGCPPAAIRDFCNRIGIAKANSVVQVAQLEDAVRQELNRTAPRVMAVLRPLKVVIENYPEDRAEQLDAVNNPEDESAGTRPVPFGRELWIERDDFMEDPPRKFFRLAPGREVRLRYAYFLTCRDVVKDARGNVVELRCTYDPETRGGYAPDGRKVRGTIHWVSARHAVRAEARLYDHLFTAEYPEDLPEGANWLDGINPASLETLDTCYVEPGIAAAAAGTRCQFERRGYFCVDPDSTPERPVFNRTVTLRDTWAKIAKRQP, from the coding sequence GTGACGACACCCGACACCGCACCCGACACGGCAACGCCCAGTCTCGACTTCATCCGCGAGATCGTCGCCGACGACAAGGCCCACAACCGCCGCCACGGCCGCGTCCACACGCGGTTCCCCCCGGAGCCGAACGGCTACCTGCACATCGGCCACGCCAAGGCGATATGCCTCAACTTCGGCATCGCGCACGAGTACGACGGCCTCTGCAATCTCCGGATGGACGACACCAACCCGGAGACGGAGAAGATGGAGTTCGTCCACGCCATCGAGAAGGACGTCCGCTGGCTCGGCTTCGACTGGGAGGACCGGGCGTTCTATGCGTCGGACTACTTCGAGAAGCTCTACGACTGCGCGGTGACGCTCATCCGGAAGGGCCTCGCCTACGTCGACGATCTGCCGGGCGATCAGGTGAGCGCCTACCGGGGCCGCTGGGACGAACCGGGCCGCGACTCGCCGTACCGCGACCGCCCCGTCGAGGAGAACCTGGACCTCTTCACCCGCATGCGCGCCGGCGAGTTCGAGGACGGCGCGCGGACGCTTCGCGCGAAGATCGACATGGCGGCGCCCAACATGAACCTGCGCGATCCGACCATCTACCGGATCCGCCGCAGCCCGCACTACCGGTCCGGCGACGACTGGGTGATCTATCCGACCTACGACTTCACCCACCCGCTGTCGGACGCGTTCGAGCGGATCACGCACTCGCTCTGCACGCTCGAGTTCGAGGACCACCGCCCGCTCTACGACTGGTACCTCCAGGCCCTCGACTGGGTAGATCCACCCCGGCAGATCGAGTTCGCCCGGCTCAACCTGACCTACACCGTCCTGAGCAAGCGGAAGCTGCTGGAGCTGGTGGAAGGCGGCCACGTCGCCGGCTGGGACGACCCGCGGATGCCGACGCTCACCGCGATGCGCCGGCGCGGCTGCCCGCCCGCCGCCATCCGTGACTTCTGCAACCGGATCGGCATCGCGAAGGCGAATTCCGTCGTGCAGGTGGCGCAGCTCGAGGACGCCGTCCGCCAGGAGCTGAACCGGACCGCGCCGCGCGTCATGGCGGTGCTTCGCCCGCTGAAGGTGGTGATCGAGAACTACCCGGAGGACCGGGCCGAACAGCTCGACGCGGTCAACAACCCCGAGGACGAGAGCGCCGGCACCCGTCCCGTCCCCTTCGGTCGCGAGCTCTGGATCGAGCGCGACGACTTCATGGAGGATCCGCCGCGCAAGTTCTTCCGCCTCGCGCCGGGCCGCGAAGTCCGCCTGCGCTACGCCTACTTCCTGACCTGCCGCGACGTCGTCAAGGACGCCCGCGGCAATGTCGTCGAGCTGCGCTGCACCTACGACCCGGAGACCCGCGGCGGCTATGCGCCCGACGGCCGCAAGGTGCGCGGCACCATCCACTGGGTTTCCGCGCGGCACGCGGTCCGGGCCGAGGCGCGGCTCTACGATCACCTCTTCACGGCCGAGTATCCCGAGGATCTGCCGGAAGGGGCGAACTGGCTCGACGGCATCAACCCGGCGTCGCTCGAAACGCTCGACACCTGCTACGTCGAGCCCGGCATTGCCGCGGCCGCCGCGGGGACCCGCTGCCAGTTCGAGCGTCGCGGCTATTTCTGCGTCGACCCCGACTCGACGCCCGAGCGCCCCGTCTTCAACCGCACCGTCACGCTGCGGGACACGTGGGCGAAGATCGCAAAGCGCCAGCCGTAG
- the gltX gene encoding glutamate--tRNA ligase yields the protein MDSGGEGRTVEIRTRFAPSPTGYLHIGGVRTALFNWLFARRHGGQFILRIDDTDRERNVAEALEPILDGFRWLGIDWDEGPEVGGRCAPYFQSERGDRHRAAVDALLACGCAYRDYATADETAAEREAAQRAKQRFIYSRRWMAETDADAARFESEGRTAVVRLKMPREGACAFDDLVRGPVAFDWALEQDHVIQRADGTPLYHLASAVDDHDFDITHVIRAEEHLSNTPRQIFIMQSLGYDLPRYAHVPYVAAPGGSEKLSKRKLGKYLKQDDFRKAYEHAAGIMAALGETTDDDAFNPVMVRFYRSVGYLPDALLNYLLLVGWSLDDHTEDFSRDAMIANFSLERVNKSAASFDPQKLLAFQERRMARLPLDEKVELVRPYLAAALGAQAGASAGPPASTPAHGPPGDPPASRPAPGPPASTPAPADPGKLGAVVTAAADRLKVAGDIVNYTEFFVADDAFPYDAKAFGKRVGAPGAAGRLGRFRSALADVDPFDAATVEAALHRFVESEGVRIGAIIHAVRVGVTGKPVGFGLFDAMAILGRDVCLARIDRALTAATAANLAATRPAATNPGSP from the coding sequence TTGGATAGCGGAGGCGAAGGGCGCACAGTAGAGATCCGAACGCGGTTTGCACCGAGCCCGACCGGCTACCTGCACATCGGCGGGGTGCGGACGGCGCTGTTCAACTGGCTCTTCGCGCGACGCCACGGCGGGCAGTTCATCCTCCGGATCGACGACACCGACCGCGAGCGCAACGTCGCCGAGGCGCTGGAGCCGATCCTGGACGGTTTCCGGTGGCTCGGCATCGACTGGGACGAGGGGCCGGAGGTGGGCGGTCGGTGCGCGCCGTACTTCCAGTCGGAGCGGGGCGATCGCCACCGTGCCGCAGTCGACGCGCTGCTCGCGTGCGGCTGCGCCTACCGGGACTACGCGACGGCGGACGAGACGGCGGCGGAGCGCGAGGCGGCGCAGCGGGCCAAGCAGCGCTTCATCTACAGCCGCCGGTGGATGGCGGAGACGGACGCCGACGCGGCGCGCTTCGAGTCGGAAGGCCGCACGGCCGTCGTCCGCCTGAAGATGCCGCGCGAGGGCGCCTGCGCGTTCGACGACCTGGTGCGCGGCCCCGTCGCGTTCGACTGGGCGCTGGAGCAGGACCACGTGATTCAGCGGGCCGACGGCACGCCCCTCTATCACCTGGCGAGCGCGGTGGACGACCACGACTTCGACATCACGCACGTCATCCGGGCCGAGGAGCACCTGTCGAACACGCCGCGGCAGATCTTCATCATGCAGTCGCTCGGCTACGACCTGCCGCGCTATGCGCACGTGCCGTACGTGGCGGCGCCGGGCGGCAGCGAGAAGCTCAGCAAGCGGAAGCTGGGCAAGTACCTGAAGCAGGATGACTTCCGGAAGGCGTACGAGCACGCGGCGGGCATCATGGCGGCGTTGGGCGAGACGACGGACGACGACGCCTTCAACCCGGTGATGGTCCGGTTTTACCGGTCGGTCGGCTATCTCCCGGACGCGCTCCTCAACTACCTGCTGCTCGTCGGCTGGTCGCTCGACGACCACACCGAGGACTTCTCGCGCGACGCGATGATTGCGAACTTCTCGCTCGAGCGCGTCAACAAGTCGGCGGCCAGCTTCGATCCGCAGAAGCTGCTGGCGTTCCAGGAGCGCCGCATGGCGCGACTGCCCCTGGACGAGAAGGTCGAGCTGGTGCGCCCCTACCTCGCCGCCGCCCTTGGTGCGCAGGCCGGTGCGTCTGCCGGTCCGCCGGCGTCCACGCCGGCACATGGTCCGCCGGGTGATCCGCCGGCCTCCAGGCCGGCACCCGGTCCGCCGGCGTCCACGCCGGCACCCGCAGACCCCGGCAAGCTCGGCGCCGTCGTCACCGCTGCCGCCGACCGCCTCAAGGTGGCCGGCGACATCGTCAACTACACCGAATTCTTCGTTGCTGACGACGCCTTCCCCTACGACGCCAAGGCGTTCGGCAAGCGCGTCGGCGCGCCCGGCGCCGCCGGCCGGCTCGGCCGCTTCCGGTCCGCGCTGGCTGACGTCGACCCCTTCGACGCCGCCACCGTCGAAGCCGCCCTGCACCGTTTCGTCGAATCGGAAGGCGTCCGGATCGGCGCCATCATCCACGCCGTCCGGGTCGGCGTCACCGGCAAGCCGGTCGGCTTCGGCCTCTTCGACGCGATGGCGATCCTCGGCCGCGACGTCTGTCTCGCTAGAATTGATCGCGCTCTGACCGCCGCCACGGCAGCCAACCTGGCGGCGACACGCCCGGCCGCGACCAATCCGGGCTCGCCTTAG